DNA from Evansella sp. LMS18:
GGTTTAACGCTAATGGCGTTGACTTAAACCGTGACCATATGGACCGGAATGAACCAGAAACAGCGGCACTTCATTATAATGTGCTTCAGCAATATGACATTGATTATCTTGTGGATTTCCACCACCAGGGAACTCAGTCCGCGGTGGATGACAGATATGTTTCCGGATCTATCCTGTATCCAACTAATTCTCAGGTAGACCCTCAGGTAGTGGAAATGTCCAAGCAGCTTGGCGCAGTAATGTATGATGCGGTTGAAGACAGAGGGTGGGGCCACCTGGGTAAATATAATGGTGGATCAGCTACAACAATCTCCCGTAACGGGTTAGCGTACGAGTACGATATAGCAACTCTTCTTTTTGAAATGAGAGGTATGTCGGACCATGAAGGTTCATGGGCGATCCTTGGACAAAAGAGCAACGGCTACTTAATCCAGCAAGCGGTTGTTTCTATGGAAGCTGCAATTGAAGCAATTGCTGACCGTTCTATTGCAGAAGCTGACATCAGCTTCTGGGATACCCTCCCATTCCAGAGAAACAGAGGAGAAGAATAATCTCCAGAAAGAGCAGAAGCGTGCAGCTTCTGCTCTTTTTATTCGAGGAATATGCGGGGACGATGTTAATTCTAATTATACGGGGGAATAATTACTCTAAAAGAAAAGGGAGAGTATTCCAAAATGAGTCAGGACATTGATTTCCAATTCACAGAACCAAACGGCATTACACTTCACACCGCTGTTGCAGGGCCTGAAGATGGCCCCCTTGTTATCTTGCTTCACGGTTTTCCGGAGTTTTGGTACGGCTGGAGAAACCAGATTGAACCTCTTGCCCGTGCTGGATACAGAGTAATCGTCCCGGACCAGCGCGGTTACAATTTGAGCGACAAGCCGACGGGAATCGAAAACTATACGATTGATAAATTAAGAGATGACATTATTGGAATAATCGATGCCATGGGAAGAGAGAAAGCAGCCATCATCGGCCATGACTGGGGGGGGGCTGTTGCCTGGTACTTAGCTGCAACAAGGCCTGAACTTGTGGAAAGGCTGATCGCCATAAATATCCCTCACCCTGAAGCTATGAAAAAAATCATGTTAAGATACCCGCCGCAATGGCTTAAAAGCTCCTATATGGCGTTTTTCCAGCTGCCGCAATTACCTGAAGCGGTTTTAGCAGGGAATAACTACCGGCTTATGAAACAAGCACTTCTTAAAACTTCAAAAACAGAAGTTTTTTCCGACTCTGATCTGGAAAAGTATGAAGAAGCATGGTCACAGGAAGGTAGTATAACCGCGATGCTTAATTGGTACAGGGCAATCAGGTATGGAGGCCTAAGCGCTTTTGACGGGGAAAAAATTGATGTCCCTGTAAGGATTATCTGGGGTATGGGGGACCAATTCCTGAGCATGAAGTCTGCGAAAGCCAGTCTTGAATACTGCGAAAATGGGGAGCTTATTTTTGCAGGCGAAGCAACCCACTGGGTGAATCATGAACAACCATCTCTCGTTAACAAACAAATTATCAATTTTTTAAGCAAATAAAATAACCAGAGGCCGCTCTAACCCATTATTCGATGTTCCGTTCCAGGTTAGAAACCAGAGAGTACCTGCCCTTCCTGTTGAAAAAGTCACACCCTCTCCTGCCCGGAAAAGGGGGGTATAAACTTGCGTCTAATTGCTCACCACTATGTAACAGAGCGAGGCAGGATTCCTGGCATATCAACATTGGAGAGGACGCTGAAATTG
Protein-coding regions in this window:
- a CDS encoding alpha/beta fold hydrolase; translation: MSQDIDFQFTEPNGITLHTAVAGPEDGPLVILLHGFPEFWYGWRNQIEPLARAGYRVIVPDQRGYNLSDKPTGIENYTIDKLRDDIIGIIDAMGREKAAIIGHDWGGAVAWYLAATRPELVERLIAINIPHPEAMKKIMLRYPPQWLKSSYMAFFQLPQLPEAVLAGNNYRLMKQALLKTSKTEVFSDSDLEKYEEAWSQEGSITAMLNWYRAIRYGGLSAFDGEKIDVPVRIIWGMGDQFLSMKSAKASLEYCENGELIFAGEATHWVNHEQPSLVNKQIINFLSK
- a CDS encoding M14 family zinc carboxypeptidase, yielding MAALLIMSLLPIQAGAVGEGPNYNGNETIKNERLTSNEDLVKQLERADSRSENIDLEVIGQSVQGRDLHLVKFGNNPENPTILFLTQQHGNEALITEGALNVIKTLSGNSRQVRELADEVNVFFVPRLNPDGAIGDVNFDISHYHGGGQSTRFNANGVDLNRDHMDRNEPETAALHYNVLQQYDIDYLVDFHHQGTQSAVDDRYVSGSILYPTNSQVDPQVVEMSKQLGAVMYDAVEDRGWGHLGKYNGGSATTISRNGLAYEYDIATLLFEMRGMSDHEGSWAILGQKSNGYLIQQAVVSMEAAIEAIADRSIAEADISFWDTLPFQRNRGEE